A genome region from Bemisia tabaci chromosome 3, PGI_BMITA_v3 includes the following:
- the LOC109043871 gene encoding cytochrome P450 6B7 isoform X3: MDFLEPLSSLPALLYVPLLVGSLCLVFNYLVYSRRVAEWRRSKIPFLEPSFLIGHKYFWSVGSNSAVVPIDRIYRENKDKDLVAFFIATMPVVLVRSPALIKQILAKNFDKAFETWWAASPHDEIAQHVLGQSTDKGVWKSDRNTLSPMFATGRVSGEHFAKITNQITNMWTHAEEARLQGKPINTQQVTMNFIQDGFSNSFFGMDANSYEKETELRKLVQGSVKPGWSRLLRGFNFQGFQAFDSLKFVTPKDMVSMKSLLQKQMSQRSRAGGNENDLIDILLDIKEQGRDKTKDSEMDITNEMVGLGLSILFVGGISIGFVASFTLHLLSLHPEYQERIREEVEEVMKKHNTTEFTYEVVRDLHFIDQCLRETARLYPNNTALTRVCTEDITLAGTDCTLKKGQRVIFSPYSVHRDSQYFEDPDKFDPDRFSSKNMDSIDAFLAFGKGPRKCPGKNVALLMGSALIGSLVHKYEVRPRSHTKQMDAYDFHPRSFAIIHKDDILVDFKPREVLTC, from the exons ATGGATTTCTTAGAGCCACTGTCCTCCCTGCCAGCCCTGCTGTACGTTCCCTTGCTGGTGGGATCCCTGTGCTTGGTGTTCAACTACCTAGTTTACTCGCGGCGGGTGGCAGAGTGGCGCAGGTCGAAGATCCCTTTTCTGGAGCCGAGCTTCTTGATCGGGCACAAGTACTTCTGGAGCGTGGGCAGCAACTCCGCCGTCGTCCCCATCGACCGCATCTACCGGGAGAATAAGGACAAGGACCTCGTCGCTTTCTTCATCGCCACCATGCCTGTCGTCCTCGTCCGGAGCCCGGCACTCATCAAACAG ATACTTGCGAAAAACTTCGACAAAGCCTTCGAGACTTGGTGGGCAGCATCACCTCACGACGAGATAGCACAACACGTTCTGGGCCAGAGCACGGATAAAGGCGTGTGGAAATCCGACCGAAACACTCTCTCGCCCATGTTTGCCACAGGAAGGGTGAGCGGTGAGCACTTCGCCAAGATCACGAACCAGATCACCAACATGTGGACCCACGCTGAGGAGGCCCGGCTCCAGGGAAAGCCCATCAATACACAGCAG GTAACGATGAATTTCATCCAGGACGGCTTTTCCAACAGCTTTTTCGGCATGGATGCCAACTCGTACGAAAAGGAAACGGAACTTCGTAAGCTTGTTCAAGGTTCTGTTAAGCCAGGATGGAGCAGACTGCTACGAGGTTTCAACTTTCAGGGATTCCAGGCTTTCGATTCGTTAAAATTCGTCACTCCAAAGGATATGGTATCGATGAAAAGTCTACTTCAGAAGCAAATGTCTCAAAGAAGTCGGGCCGGTGGCAATGAAAATGACTTAATCGACATCCTCCTTGACATTAAAGAACAAGGTCGAGACAAAACAAAGGATTCAG agATGGACATCACGAATGAAATGGTCGGTCTTGGACTGTCTATATTGTTTGTTGGAGGGATTTCAATTGGCTTTGTAGCGAGCTTTACTTTGCACTTGCTGTCTCTTCACCCCGAATATCAGGAGCGAATAAGAGAAGAGGTGGAAGAGGTCATGAAGAAGCACAACACTACAGAGTTCACTTACGAAGTCGTTCGTGATCTCCATTTTATCGACCAGTGTCTCCGTG AAACTGCACGTTTGTATCCGAATAACACAGCACTAACGAGGGTGTGCACGGAGGACATTACTCTGGCCGGCACTGACTGCACACTCAAGAAGGGTCAACGAGTTATCTTCTCCCCTTACTCTGTTCACCGCGATTCACAATACTTCGAGGACCCGGATAAATTCGATCCGGACCGCTTCAGCTCGAAAAACATGGATAGTATTGATGCTTTTCTCGCTTTTGGCAAAGGACCTCGAAAGTGTCCAG GTAAGAACGTTGCTCTCTTAATGGGGTcggctctgattggctctctggTGCACAAGTACGAAGTGAGACCACGCTCTCACACGAAGCAGATGGACGCGTACGATTTCCATCCAAGGAGTTTCGCCATCATCCACAAAGATGACATCCTCGTCGATTTCAAACCTCGAGAAGTTCTCACTTGCTGA